A single window of Pseudoduganella plicata DNA harbors:
- a CDS encoding ABC transporter permease, which produces MQPQPTTDSTAAPALPALRKRLKGLGPVVALVLLCIAGASLNSDFATFDNLMNVLTRTAFIGIIAVGMTFVIAAGGIDLSVGSLAALIAGVMIVAMNALVSGANAPSGLSIVMLGIALALAFGALSGTVHGLLITHGRIEPFIVTLGTLGIFRAVLTWLSDGGALTLDFNLSELYSPVYYHSFLGVPVPVWVFAAVAVAGAVILNRTPYGQHVQAIGSNEQVARYASIRVDRVKVLTYLLLGVCVAIATILYVPRLGSATPTTGILWELEAIAAVVVGGTSLKGGAGRILGTVIGAVLLSVIGNILNLTSIISVHLNAAVQGVVIVTVAYLQRGRR; this is translated from the coding sequence ATGCAACCGCAACCCACCACTGATTCCACGGCTGCGCCCGCCCTGCCCGCCCTGCGCAAACGGCTGAAAGGCCTGGGGCCCGTCGTCGCACTGGTCCTGCTGTGCATCGCGGGCGCTTCCCTCAACAGCGACTTCGCCACGTTCGACAACCTGATGAACGTGCTGACCCGCACGGCGTTCATCGGCATCATTGCCGTCGGCATGACCTTCGTGATCGCGGCCGGCGGCATCGACCTTTCCGTCGGTTCGCTGGCGGCGCTGATCGCCGGCGTCATGATCGTCGCCATGAACGCGCTGGTGTCGGGTGCGAACGCGCCGTCCGGGCTGTCCATCGTCATGCTGGGCATCGCGCTGGCACTGGCGTTCGGCGCGCTGTCCGGCACCGTGCATGGCCTCCTGATCACGCACGGGCGCATCGAGCCGTTCATCGTCACGCTCGGTACACTCGGCATCTTCCGCGCCGTGCTGACGTGGCTGTCCGACGGCGGCGCCCTCACGCTGGACTTCAACCTGTCGGAGCTGTACAGCCCTGTCTATTACCACAGCTTCCTTGGCGTGCCGGTGCCGGTGTGGGTCTTCGCGGCCGTCGCCGTCGCCGGCGCCGTGATCCTGAACCGTACCCCGTACGGCCAGCACGTGCAGGCGATCGGCTCGAACGAGCAGGTGGCGCGCTACGCGTCGATCCGCGTCGACCGCGTGAAAGTGCTGACCTATCTGCTGCTGGGGGTCTGCGTGGCCATCGCCACGATCCTGTACGTGCCGCGCCTTGGCTCCGCAACGCCGACGACGGGCATTCTGTGGGAGCTGGAAGCCATCGCCGCCGTCGTGGTGGGCGGCACGTCGCTCAAGGGCGGCGCGGGCCGGATCCTCGGCACCGTGATCGGCGCCGTGCTGCTGTCCGTGATCGGCAACATACTCAATCTCACCAGCATCATCAGCGTGCACCTCAACGCCGCCGTGCAGGGCGTTGTCATCGTCACCGTGGCCTACCTGCAGCGCGGGCGCCGCTAA
- a CDS encoding substrate-binding domain-containing protein, translating into MRILSLCLAAALVAGHAGAAEKVTLGVAIPTATHGFTGGIVWWANQAKKELEAAHPDLKIIVKTAGSTPEQANQVQDLYSVNKINALVILPLESASLTQPVTQVKNKGVYVTVVDRGLTNPAAHHAYVAGDNTAFGRLPAEYLARRLNGKGNIVVLRGMPTTIDNERVEAFNAEIKKHPGIKILDAKYGNWNRDDAFKVTQDYLTRFKQIDAVWAADDDMAIGAIKAIEQARRTDIREVFGGAGAKFAVKKVIDGDRLVQADVSYSPKFIYDAIKMTATARLNGQALPARTIIPSVLITKANASQFYFPDSPY; encoded by the coding sequence ATGCGCATCCTATCTCTCTGCCTCGCCGCCGCACTGGTGGCCGGCCACGCCGGCGCCGCCGAAAAGGTCACCCTCGGCGTGGCGATCCCCACGGCAACGCACGGCTTCACCGGCGGCATCGTCTGGTGGGCCAACCAGGCCAAGAAGGAGCTGGAAGCGGCCCATCCCGACCTGAAGATCATCGTCAAGACGGCCGGCAGCACGCCCGAACAGGCCAATCAGGTACAGGACCTGTACTCCGTCAACAAGATCAATGCGCTGGTGATCCTGCCGCTGGAATCGGCTTCGCTGACGCAGCCGGTAACGCAGGTGAAGAACAAGGGCGTCTACGTCACCGTGGTGGACCGGGGCCTGACCAACCCGGCCGCGCACCATGCCTACGTGGCCGGCGACAACACGGCGTTCGGCCGCCTGCCGGCCGAGTACCTGGCCAGGCGGCTGAACGGCAAGGGCAATATCGTTGTCCTGCGCGGCATGCCCACCACGATCGACAACGAGCGTGTCGAGGCGTTCAACGCGGAGATCAAGAAACATCCCGGCATCAAGATACTGGATGCGAAGTACGGCAACTGGAACCGCGACGACGCGTTCAAGGTCACGCAGGACTACCTGACGCGCTTCAAGCAGATCGACGCCGTCTGGGCCGCGGACGACGACATGGCGATCGGCGCGATCAAGGCCATCGAACAGGCCAGGCGGACCGATATCCGCGAGGTGTTCGGCGGCGCCGGCGCCAAGTTCGCCGTCAAGAAGGTCATCGACGGCGACCGCCTGGTGCAGGCAGATGTGTCGTACTCGCCCAAGTTCATCTACGACGCCATCAAGATGACGGCCACGGCCCGCCTGAACGGCCAGGCGCTGCCGGCGCGCACGATCATCCCGTCGGTCCTGATCACCAAGGCCAACGCCAGCCAGTTCTACTTCCCCGACTCGCCCTACTGA
- a CDS encoding sugar phosphate isomerase/epimerase family protein, which translates to MKTIKGPAIFLAQFMGQEAPFDTLANLAGWARALGYEGIQLPTDPRLFDLDIAADSQTYCDEIAGVLAEHGLAVTELSTHLQGQLVAVHPAYDTLFDGFAPSHLRGRPQARQAWAVEQVQAAARASRRLGLDAHASFSGALAWPYLYPWPQRPAGLVDEAFGELARRWRPILDAFGEAGVDICYELHPGEDLHDGVTFERFLDRVGGHCRANILYDPSHFVLQQLDYLAFIDIYHERIKAFHVKDAEFRPDGRQGVYGGYGSWLERAGRFRSPGDGQIDFTAIFSKLAQYDYAGWAVLEWECCLKHPEDGAREGADFIRRHIIGVADRSFDDFAGSGADRAALRSLMGIDS; encoded by the coding sequence ATGAAGACGATCAAGGGACCGGCCATCTTCCTGGCCCAGTTCATGGGCCAGGAAGCGCCGTTCGACACGCTGGCCAATCTGGCCGGCTGGGCGCGCGCTCTGGGCTACGAAGGCATCCAGCTGCCCACCGATCCGCGCCTGTTCGACCTCGACATCGCGGCGGACAGCCAGACCTACTGCGACGAGATCGCCGGCGTGCTGGCCGAACACGGTCTCGCAGTCACGGAGCTGTCCACGCACCTGCAAGGACAGCTGGTGGCCGTGCACCCGGCCTACGACACGCTGTTCGACGGCTTCGCGCCAAGCCATCTGCGCGGCAGACCGCAGGCGCGCCAGGCCTGGGCCGTGGAGCAGGTGCAGGCCGCGGCGCGCGCCTCGCGCCGCCTGGGCCTGGACGCCCACGCCAGCTTTTCCGGGGCGCTGGCGTGGCCCTACCTGTACCCGTGGCCGCAGCGGCCGGCCGGCCTTGTCGACGAAGCGTTCGGCGAACTGGCGCGGCGCTGGCGCCCCATCCTCGACGCATTCGGGGAAGCGGGCGTGGACATCTGCTACGAGCTGCATCCGGGCGAGGACCTGCACGACGGCGTCACGTTCGAGCGCTTCCTCGATCGCGTGGGTGGCCACTGCCGCGCCAATATCCTGTACGACCCCAGCCACTTCGTCCTGCAGCAGCTGGACTACCTGGCCTTTATTGACATTTACCATGAACGCATCAAGGCATTCCACGTCAAGGATGCGGAATTCCGCCCGGACGGCCGGCAGGGCGTCTACGGCGGCTACGGTTCGTGGCTGGAGCGAGCCGGCCGTTTCCGCTCGCCGGGCGACGGCCAGATCGATTTCACGGCCATCTTCTCGAAGCTGGCTCAATACGACTACGCTGGCTGGGCCGTGCTGGAATGGGAGTGCTGCCTGAAACACCCGGAGGACGGCGCGCGCGAAGGCGCGGACTTCATCCGCCGCCACATCATCGGCGTGGCCGACCGTTCGTTCGACGATTTCGCAGGCAGCGGCGCCGACCGCGCCGCGCTCCGTTCACTGATGGGGATCGACTCATGA
- a CDS encoding Gfo/Idh/MocA family protein translates to MTESVNEPTPRRLRLGMVGGGAGAFIGAVHRIAARLDDCYEFVAGALSSDPGRALASGAAIRLDPARCYTDYREMAHAEAAREDGIDVVAIVTPNHLHAPVATAFLEAGIHVICDKPLAISTAEGEALAALARRHNRVFALTHTYTGYPMVRHARELVASGAIGDVRLVQVEYAQDWMAEADKQSDAFQHSDWHNDPHRAGPTGCTSDIGTHAFHLAGYVSGIRPSELLAELHAFTPGRMLDDHVQVMLRYPNGARGMLWSSQMATGCENALKLRVFGSKAALAFDQESPNELWLTPQGGSGQRLTRGRVRGAAAEHATRVPSGHPEGYLEAFAQLYRDAAARIHAATAGQPVPEATAGLPTVDDGVAGMRFIDAVLASHRAGSRWTAL, encoded by the coding sequence ATGACTGAATCTGTGAATGAACCGACGCCGCGCAGGCTGCGCCTGGGCATGGTGGGCGGCGGCGCCGGGGCATTCATCGGTGCCGTCCACCGCATCGCCGCGCGGCTGGACGACTGCTACGAGTTCGTCGCCGGTGCCCTTTCCAGCGATCCCGGGCGCGCACTCGCGAGCGGCGCGGCGATCCGCCTGGATCCGGCGCGCTGCTATACGGACTACCGCGAGATGGCGCACGCCGAAGCCGCGCGCGAGGACGGCATCGACGTCGTCGCCATCGTCACGCCGAATCATCTGCACGCGCCCGTCGCCACCGCCTTCCTCGAAGCCGGCATCCACGTCATCTGCGACAAGCCCCTGGCCATCTCGACGGCCGAAGGCGAAGCGCTGGCGGCGCTGGCCCGGCGGCACAACCGCGTGTTCGCGCTGACGCACACGTACACGGGCTATCCGATGGTGCGGCATGCACGCGAGCTGGTAGCGTCCGGCGCGATCGGCGATGTGCGGCTGGTGCAGGTGGAATACGCGCAGGACTGGATGGCCGAAGCGGACAAGCAGAGCGACGCCTTCCAGCACAGCGACTGGCACAACGATCCCCACCGGGCCGGGCCGACGGGATGCACCAGCGATATCGGCACGCATGCGTTCCACCTGGCCGGTTACGTCAGCGGCATCCGGCCCAGCGAGTTGCTGGCCGAACTGCACGCGTTTACCCCCGGCCGGATGCTGGACGACCATGTCCAGGTGATGCTGCGCTACCCGAACGGCGCGCGCGGCATGCTGTGGTCGAGCCAGATGGCGACAGGCTGCGAGAACGCCCTGAAGCTGCGCGTGTTCGGCAGCAAGGCGGCACTGGCGTTCGACCAGGAGAGCCCGAACGAGCTGTGGCTCACGCCGCAGGGCGGCAGCGGCCAGCGGCTGACGCGCGGGCGCGTGCGCGGCGCGGCGGCGGAGCATGCGACGCGCGTGCCGTCCGGACATCCGGAGGGATACCTGGAAGCGTTTGCGCAGCTCTACCGCGACGCGGCGGCGCGGATTCATGCGGCCACGGCCGGCCAGCCGGTGCCGGAAGCGACGGCTGGCCTGCCGACCGTGGACGATGGCGTGGCCGGCATGCGCTTTATCGACGCGGTGCTGGCGAGCCATCGAGCCGGGTCGCGCTGGACGGCGCTGTAA
- a CDS encoding SDR family oxidoreductase, with product MSDFNNKVAIVTGASSGIGRATALLLARHGATVILNARGAEALEDVASEIRGQGGRALAVPGDSVEPATHERLIGAAREFGGLDIAVNNAGTVGPIVPLTELALDDWNAVLAGNATAAFLGAKHQIPAMLERAGGAIVFTSSFVGTSAGIPGMGAYGAAKAALMGLVKGITADYAAQGIRANAVLSGGTDTPMAGGPAQKEWAAGLHALKRIARPEEIAAAIAFLASPAASFVAGAGLFADGGNAAVK from the coding sequence ATGTCCGATTTCAACAACAAGGTCGCCATCGTCACCGGCGCATCGTCCGGTATCGGCCGCGCCACGGCGCTGCTGCTGGCCCGGCATGGCGCGACGGTCATCCTGAACGCCCGCGGCGCCGAAGCACTGGAAGACGTGGCGAGCGAGATCCGCGGGCAGGGAGGCCGCGCGCTTGCCGTGCCGGGCGACAGCGTCGAGCCTGCCACGCACGAGCGGCTGATCGGAGCCGCACGGGAATTCGGCGGCCTGGATATCGCCGTCAACAATGCCGGCACGGTCGGGCCGATCGTACCGCTGACGGAGTTGGCGCTGGACGACTGGAACGCCGTGCTGGCCGGGAACGCGACCGCCGCCTTCCTTGGCGCTAAACACCAGATTCCTGCGATGCTGGAGCGCGCCGGGGGCGCGATCGTCTTCACGTCGTCCTTCGTCGGCACCAGTGCCGGTATTCCCGGCATGGGAGCGTACGGCGCCGCGAAGGCGGCGCTGATGGGTCTCGTGAAGGGCATCACGGCCGACTACGCTGCGCAGGGCATCCGTGCCAACGCGGTGCTGTCCGGCGGCACCGATACCCCGATGGCGGGCGGTCCGGCGCAGAAGGAATGGGCGGCCGGGCTGCACGCGCTCAAGCGCATTGCCCGGCCGGAGGAAATCGCTGCGGCAATCGCCTTCCTTGCCAGCCCGGCGGCAAGTTTTGTCGCCGGCGCCGGGCTGTTTGCCGATGGGGGCAATGCCGCCGTCAAGTGA
- a CDS encoding CatB-related O-acetyltransferase, which produces MHGPHPDTPFPMPGFPQVCYLKNVVDDPQIEIGEYTYYDDPDGHENFRRNVLYLFPFIGDKLRIGRFCALARGVKFIMNGANHQMDGISTYPFFIFGNGWESARPAEGDLPYKGDTVIGNDVWIGYDVLIMPGVTIGDGAIVAARSVVTADVPPYTIAGGNPAKPLRARFDADTVRRLQAIAWWDRPVDWISAHLPLIRGGDVAALESAAR; this is translated from the coding sequence ATGCACGGCCCTCACCCGGATACCCCCTTCCCGATGCCCGGCTTCCCGCAAGTGTGCTACCTGAAGAACGTGGTGGACGATCCGCAGATCGAGATCGGCGAGTACACCTATTACGACGATCCGGACGGTCATGAGAACTTCCGGCGCAATGTGCTGTACCTGTTCCCGTTCATCGGCGACAAGCTGCGCATCGGCCGCTTCTGCGCGCTCGCACGCGGCGTGAAATTCATCATGAACGGCGCCAACCACCAGATGGACGGCATCTCCACGTATCCGTTCTTCATTTTCGGCAACGGTTGGGAAAGCGCGCGGCCCGCCGAGGGCGACCTGCCATACAAGGGCGACACGGTGATCGGCAACGACGTCTGGATCGGCTACGACGTGCTGATCATGCCGGGCGTGACGATCGGCGACGGCGCCATCGTGGCGGCACGCTCCGTCGTGACGGCGGACGTGCCGCCGTACACGATTGCCGGTGGTAACCCTGCGAAGCCGCTGCGGGCACGCTTCGACGCCGACACGGTCCGGCGCCTGCAGGCGATTGCCTGGTGGGACCGGCCGGTGGACTGGATCTCCGCGCATCTGCCGCTGATCCGCGGCGGGGATGTCGCGGCGCTGGAGAGTGCGGCCAGGTGA